In one Cyprinus carpio isolate SPL01 chromosome B2, ASM1834038v1, whole genome shotgun sequence genomic region, the following are encoded:
- the LOC109089533 gene encoding ELAV-like protein 1 isoform X2: MTQKDVEEMFARYGRIINSRVLVDQSSGLSRGVAFIRFDKRAEAEDAIKDLNGQKPPGAAEPITVKFAASPNQVKNSQIIPPIYHTQPRRFGGPVHHQAQRFRFSPMSVDHMSGMSGVNMPGNSSSGWCIFVYNLGQDADEGILWQMFGPFGAVTNVKVIRDFNTNKCKGFGFVTMPNYEEAAMAIASLNGYRLGDKILQVSFKTSKSHK, from the exons ATGACGCAGAAGGACGTCGAAGAAATGTTTGCACGTTATGGCAGAATAATCAACTCCCGTGTCCTCGTTGATCAATCATCAG GACTCTCTCGTGGTGTGGCTTTTATTCGATTTGACAAAAGAGCAGAGGCAGAAGATGCAATTAAGGACTTGAATGGACAGAAGCCGCCAGGGGCTGCAGAGCCAATCACTGTAAAGTTTGCTGCCAGTCCCAATCAAGTGAAAAACTCCCAAATTATTCCACCTATTTACCACACACAGCCTCGCCGCTTCGGGGGGCCCGTCCACCACCAGGCTCAGAGATTCAG GTTCTCTCCAATGAGTGTGGACCACATGAGTGGCATGTCTGGCGTTAACATGCCTGGAAATTCCTCGTCAGGCTGGTGTATTTTCGTCTACAACCTGGGTCAGGATGCAGATGAGGGCATTCTGTGGCAGATGTTTGGGCCCTTCGGTGCTGTCACAAATGTCAAAGTAATCCGCGACTTCAACACCAACAAGTGCAAAGGATTTGGGTTTGTTACCATGCCAAACTATGAAGAGGCAGCCATGGCTATCGCCAGCCTCAACGGCTACCGCCTCGGGGACAAGATTTTACAAGTGTCGTTCAAAACGAGCAAGTCGCACAAGTAG